The Miscanthus floridulus cultivar M001 chromosome 17, ASM1932011v1, whole genome shotgun sequence genome has a window encoding:
- the LOC136516649 gene encoding thioredoxin H4-2-like, with protein sequence MGGCAGKARHDDDEDRLNFKGGNVHLITTKEGWEQKISEANIDGKTVVANFSASWCGPCRVIAPVYAEMSKTYPQLMFLTIDVDDLTDFSSSWDIRATPTFFFLKNGQQIDKLVGANKPELERKVLAAAGASSS encoded by the exons ATGGGAGGCTGTGCGGGAAAG GCACGTCATGATGACGACGAAGACAGGCTCAATTTCAAAGGTGGAAATGTGCATCTTATAACAACTAAAGAGGGCTGGGAGCAGAAGATTTCAGAAGCAAACATAGATGGGAAAACC GTTGTGGCAAATTTCAGTGCTTCCTGGTGTGGGCCATGCCGTGTCATTGCTCCTGTCTATGCTGAGATGTCAAAGACTTATCCTCAACTCATGTTCTTGACAATAGACGTCGATGACCTGACG GACTTCAGCTCGTCATGGGACATCCGCGCAACGCCGACATTCTTCTTCCTCAAGAACGGGCAGCAGATCGACAAGCTCGTCGGCGCGAACAAACCTGAGCTCGAGAGGAAAGTGCTAGCAGCCGCTGGTGCCAGTTCGTCCTAG